Within Quercus lobata isolate SW786 chromosome 5, ValleyOak3.0 Primary Assembly, whole genome shotgun sequence, the genomic segment ACAGTAATTGTGTGAGGGGCGAAATCTGCTTTAAGGAGATTGTGTCAAACACAAGACTTAATCTGAATTgttcattcttcatgcatttggtttgtgagtttttaattattagcaGATTTCTTCTTAAATATATTCAGTATTTGTTTAATACTCTTGTTTATCATATCTATTTGTGTTATTGTTTATATTTAGATCTGTGTATTATTCCTTTTACTttatcacaaaagtaaattgttgaGATATGTCCAACAATTATAACtactaagtgtgtgtttgggttggACTTTTTTGGCGTTGCGTTgcgtttctgtttttttttttttttttttttttttttcacgcgttttcatttggagtattgcggttactgttcaatgaacagtaaccgcaattgttgactttctgcagtgaacagtgcacatatgcactgtttacggacccacacattacactttttatcaattttttcattaaaaatgggtcccacggtactattcacacatttaaaaattattttgctacagtgttttcagttttcagttttcagttttagcaaaataagttctatccaaacacaccctaaataAAAGCACTAATCGTGTCTACGTTTACGCTCCAAAAGGGTCAGTCAAATCCCATTTCATATATGATTgttctcatttatttatttatttattttttttctgccGGTAACCTGTAGAGGTGGTTAATGAATAGTAGAACATTTTTAATGATCGAGTCATGAactaaagtttcaaaaatggatgaaaagaaagagattgGATCAGAGTCAGACACGAAAAGTGGTGCGCGCAAGGAAATTAAGGAAGCGCTGTCCTAATTTGACCAACACATATATGTTGCTGTTAGATTGTTCacgtttatttctttcttttatgtaaAATGCCAAGAAGAAACGAACATTCTTTATTGCATTTGTGATTTGTATGAATTCGAAAAGCTAGCGAAGAATAGTAGAAtaccaactttttctttttcttttctaattatTTATGTCATGGATATGACTAGTAGCATTTGTCAATTTCGTCTGcatcatttttgtaattttgttgcACTACTTGTTGGCTAAGGCTATATATAAGCTTATTATAAAACTAAAAGCAGCACGAGGGGACATCCAAAGAATCTTCCAAGTGTTAagatttaatgttttattttataatattttattggaaGTATCTTTGGATATTTCGTAGTTTGACCAAGTCTATAGGATATTTAGTTATTTCATCTCAGCCAGATTTCATGGCTGTGAAGTGTCTCACGTTGCTATCTTAGCTTGTAGGAGTTATAGATAATGCTTTCCTATTTTATAGTAGTTGTGGTTAATGCTTTTATCATTCAACAAGTCCCTTTctgccttttgttttttctttgtatcAGAGTCCTGTGTTGGCACGTCTGTCTCTTTTGCTTTCTGTTTTTTCTTAACTCTGTATCACCAAGATGATAGTAGTCCTGTCCGGTGGGCTGTGGCTGCGACTGCCAGTTCAACTCTATAAAATTAATGCTTATGACTATTCGGATAAATATCTGTAGCTTTACTCCTCACACCATTCCTTCCCCACTGGAGTACGTTCATTGCGCAATAGTTCattattataaactttttacTCAAAGACTTAGTTTGGTCGGGTGAAAAGTGGGAAAtgaaaataagagaaataaaagTGAGGAGAAAATAGGGAAGGAGAGGGTCTTTGATGGTAAAGTACCCATCTATTTCTCTCTTCCCTCCACACATATCtagaagtttttatttgtttatttatttattttatttaatagaaatataagagtaaatttatataatttacatttttcatattctcattttttcaaccatgaaaaagatatttttatccttattttttttattctcccaaCTAAATACATAtgatagaaaattagaaatttttttttctaccataTCCCGTGGTTAAAATGGcataaaaaattgtttctcaaaaagaaatggcataaaattaaaaaatattttacaattatcTATGTGACAAAATATTAATGGTGGATAATAAAGTAATGATAGACCTATATAAAaaccaacaataaaataaacaattatgaagtttattgagaaaaatattGTCTATAGAATATAGATTCCTCGTTCAATATAATATTGTAGATTACTCATTCAAGATAAACAACTTACAGCATTTGGATATATATTTGCTTTACTTCTttcttaagaaaagaaaaatagtactAACTGATCATTAATTAGTACTAATTCATCAACATAAAAACCAAATAGGAATAATTACTTGCTATTTTTAATTGTGATTcggacttcttctttttttaatttttttcacgTTGCTAAATAATTACTTGTATTATATGAGCTATATCATGTGATAGACTTTAGTCgcacattttaattttatacaaaTGCATCATCATCACTTGAACATATGTCTCTTTGGCTTTTTTATGCATCATCATCACTTGAACATATGTCTCTTTGGCTATAAAAAATCCAAAGAGACATATATTGAAGTGAGATGATGCATTTGGCTATGTTCATCAAAATAAATGTCTCTTTGGCTATATTCGAAACGTACTATTTCTATGATCTATTTCTGCAATTTTGTCGGAAGCATGGTTAATAAATGTCTAGGCAGCGGAATTTGATCGTTTCAGCGTATCTATTCTAAGTAAAAAGCCACCATAGGACGTTTGCAGTGCAAATTGAGGATGTGACAAGAAATACCCGTtctgagtaaaaaaaaaagagagagaagaaaataaaaaattacattataatAATGAGCCCATTTCACTAACTCCCTCGAATGCCACAAAGGACCATATGAGTTGTATGTATCTTGGGAGAAAGTATATCATATTTCGATAATACTAACTCAGCATCTATTTTGGTATTTCCTATCTAATAAATGAGTGAAACCTGTTTCAAAAAACCACATCAGACTACAATAATATTGaagattgtgattaatttattggaATAGTTTGATGTGGTTTTTTGAAATAAGTGTCACTCATTTATTGGGTAGGAAATATCAAAACAGATGCTGAGTTGGTATTACCGAAACATGGTATACTTTCTCGTACCTTGGGCATACAGTAGGCATATCTAgctactatatataaatatgattttatatatatgatttttttttatagctatatcaaaattatcaattttgtttgGTGGCCATTCCAATTTCCTTATTGTAACATaacattttgaaattgatttattttggtaaaatatttagtgatgtaacattatttaaagttacatcaggtgtaacttgaactaaactctattattattattattattattattataacacaaaataataattaaatttttatcacATTGTGTTATACAATTTTCAATATCTatcaattcaaaatcaaattaaaaaaaaaaaacacattttatcggGCTTAAGAGCACTCACAATAGATGTGCcatatgtgccaaatgctaaatatttggcacatttggcacaccaaacacaatTTGACCCAATTTATCAGATGTGCCATATCTCATATTTTTTGCAACATGCTACAGTAGAGTCACAAATTTGCCACGGTACGGAATGCGTGtgacatatgattttttttttttattcctctttctctctcatatctCCTTCAATCTCACCTGGTAAACCCCAATCCTCTCCTCTCAAACCCCAACTCTCACTACTCTTCCACGCCCATGCCAATGCTGACGCCAACGATCACTTCCACGCCGACgcctagtgtttttttttttttttttttttttttttttttttttttttttttttttgctatggtTTGATGGGTTCGGTTCCGATAGAGGTGGGTGGGTTTGGATGGGCTAGGCTATGGGTCGGCGATGTCGGTGTGGGTCAGCAATGACGATGACGGCGATGAAGATGGTGGGTTTGGAGTTTGGGTTGACTTGGATTATGAAGGCTTTGGGTTTGGAAGTGGGTGTGGGTGAGGGTGTGGAGGCGGTGGGTTTGTCGGGGTTTGTGGTTgaggtggtgatggtggtggggCTTCCGATTTGGTGTTGGTGGGCTATGGGTTGTGGGTCAAGGTTTTGGGTCAGCGGCATTGTGGGTTGAGGTTGGTTGCGGCAGCATTGTAGGTTTTGGTTTGGTGGTTACTTGAGTTTGTTTGTTGATGGGTTGGTTGGGTTGGGGTTTTGGGTTGGTGATTGGTTGAGGCAGTTGATGGGTGCGGAGGATTTGGCTGGGGTTTGGTTGGATttgtttgggttgggttttggcTAGGATTTGTTTGGGTCGTGAAGGATTTGGCTGTGATTTGATGGGTTGTTTGGGTTGGGGTTATGGTTGTTTGTTGTGGAATTTGGCTGGATTTGTTTGGGTTTGCTTTGAGTTGTGTTTTTGGTTGTGGAGGATGTGGTGGTTGTGTGGTGGAGGCTGTTGGTTGTTGGCAGCAGTGTGATGGCTGTTGATTGTGTTGATgagttgtaaatattattttaatgtgtagtaaatattattttaatgtatagaattgaatgataaaacatctgataaatgtgatgttgtaaaataatgtgtaaaataataaagtaggcctTTGGTGTGGTAAAATGGCATAATTTTTGCAACAGCTGCTACGGATGCTCTAACAATATTTCCCTTCCTTGATTCGACAACTCCACCAATGCCTTCAAGTTAGGTTGGAGATTTTCTGATTTAAGAAAGTTGGGTCGGGTTGGAAAATACCCCAAACCTAACCTCACCTTTAACTGTGAGGATGAGCCATATACATAACTTTCCAAAACATGATTTGGTTACATGTAGACTAcccttcaaactttttttttttctttagaaaaaaatttaaatgattataaattttattataaatgatttacaaattaacatgaaaataaatgcgATTGGTGATTTTtgtataatgtttaaaagttgaCATATTGGTTTGTAAAATTTACGTAATGAAATTTGTAATATTCCTACAGAGTCATTTCTTTGATGTAAAATCCCTGTAGTATCAATCTTTTGAAGTTGATTTACATAATTGATGATGTGGCttgatgtggctttttttttagtattcaCCAACATTACTTAATTGAATAACAATCACTGCCTATCATGAAGACattagggaatttttttttaataaatttattgcaTATCTAGACTACTTAttgtgttataaaaaaaaaaaaattgtgagtggTTGACTCATATAAAAGTGATTTAGTCTAATCAAAACTTGGCATGTTAGCaagtaatttgtttttttgtttcccTAGCATTTTCCctagattttttattgtttctttggacaacaaaataacaataataaaagagaTGGTGTAACTATTGTGATGCAATTTCTTTgttgcgaaaaaaaaaaaaattggcaaacaATATGAAAGTAATAAACAATTACTCATAATTTATCATATCAAAGttataacaaaagttaaaaattgcAACTCAAAAGTTTATTATAAGTCTAAGTGTAGTTAGGGTTTGACTTACTTTTAGTactttttaaactaaaatctcattttattttaataagaaactATCACATCGCCcgttaactaaataaaatgtgaagattAAAGTCCACTATCACTTGTTATTGTGTATTTGAAACAAAATGagacatccaattaaaaaagaattgaaaataagctaaaccTGTGTAGCTGATAGTGATATTCAGTATTCTTTTAACTggaatctccttttattttaataagaaactATCAAATCGCTCAccaactaaataaaatgtggagattaaagTCCACTATCACTTgctattgtgtatttaaaacaaaaggagacatCCAGTtaagaaaaactgaaaataagcTAAACCTGTGTAGCTGATAGTGAGATCCTCCAAAGTTCAGATTAAATTCGGCGATCAGGTGGTTGTAAGTGGagttaagtcttttttttttttttgattatgaGAGTGAGTCCTTGTTAAGCTAggtatataaaattatacaaatacaCAGAAAGGGTCCAAATTAAATTATACATcctttgatttctttgtttatattattgatttttaaacaGGGCAGTTACTTTGTTGGTATCGCAAGGGCCGTAAATAAGTTATAGGTGTCACTCCCATGTTGGAGAAGCCAAAGCCTTTGTTTTGAGCAATAAGCTACTGTCGtgtataacttttttatttatttatacgaACTCTCTTGTATTCCATATTTCTATTTTCCAGCTTTACTAGCTAAAAGATTCCCGCttttaccaaaagaaaaaatgtttataagaagaaaagatgtaaaaaagtttaccccaaaaaaaaaaagatgcatgTACAAATTAATTTTGGATAGTTGGCTTCGTTGCTGCATAGCTCTTTCCTAGGTGTAATACATTTCTATTCTACAAAAGCCTGCcttgattaaatgattaattaagaaaaatctCACACACAGTCCCACATAGGGGCCTCTATGGTGCGGTTTGAATTTGGCTGAAACTGCGTTTacgttttctatttttttttttttttttaacccgcatttgttgactttttcACAGTAAACAGTGTATTCGTGCACTATTCAcgaacccacaaatttcacttttcagcaactttttcattaaaaatgggtttcacggcactattcacacatttaaaaattattttgctacagtattttcagttttcaattttcagtttcagcaaaataagctcTATCCAAACAGATCCACTCCCCTATTAAACCCCATCAACCATATTTCAAAACTATTCTCTTATAGTCTCTTACtgttgtctctctttctctctgtaaACCTGGGTtcagaaggaggaggaggagagttGAATGTGAAAGTGAGCAAGAGGGAGGTTGTGGCAGCAGTGCTGCCACTGCAAGAGCATTGGCTACCACCATCCAACCTAGACTTGCTTCTACCCCCAGTTGATGTGGGTGTGTTTTTCTGTTACAAGAAGAACACCAGCTTATTGGGAAAGGACCTCTCTAATAATTTTGGCTCCATGGTTGGGGTTCTTAAGAAGGCCTTGGCCCAAGCTCTCGTGACATACTATGCTTTTGCTGGTGAGGTGGTGTCAAACCCTGTTGGTGAACCTGAGATTCTTTGCAATAACCGTGGTGTGGACTTTGTCGAAGCTTTTGCTGAGGCAGAGCTTAAAGACCTCGACTTGTATAACCCTGATGACACCATTGAAGGCAAACTTGTGCCCAAGAAGAAGCATGGTGTGCTCGCTGTCCAGGTTCGTCACGTGTTTCTTATTCCCAATGTATTCACGTACTACCCACACGCACATAGCGGTAATATTTTTGGCTCCTGCTAGAGCGAAAATTATCTTAGCGTATAAAACGTCCCTATCACGTTATAACGTCAAATTTTCTCCAACCCCTAATACATCTCAaatgaaccattttttttttccctttaaaggGAGAAAATCCTGGAAACTTTTtttggatataattttttttttctccctaaaatgtgtttttggaaGATGCTAGCCACATAATTTTACATGCAAACAATTCAATTTTAATAGCCAGTAGAGTATTTTGCGATGAACTAAAAATCTGAAATAATAAGAAATGAGAATAGTTTTTGAAACTACTTTGAAAGAAACATtatgccttttttatttattttatttatgattaattatctatttataaataaatagatcaaaaccaaaaatagattttatcttaattaaaaCCACTTTTAATGAAGTAGTATtacttaatttgtttttaaatcaGAAATATTCCTTGTCTTTGTTTAGGCATCTTGTGGAACCCAGTTTGGAGGTTACATTtgctttattaaaaaatttgtgagttCTATAAACAACACACAGAGCCCAGGTTTGGACACAAACGCCAGCCACATTtgctatccaaactcacacgTATCCAAAATTAGGCGACTGATCAaactaatatgaaaaaaatgcGTTTTACTTTTTGGCTTCTTCCCAAATGCCAAACTGTtggttttgaaactttgaatgaTATCTTTCATTTGGATTTTACGGTTATTAATTTGCCgcttcaattatattatattatgatcAATAATTGCTTTGAACAAATCCTAGCTACTATTTCTTATGTGTtctattttttcagttttttaatttaaattaatttatatatatttcttgagggtgaaaattaaattatatggTTCATGATATTGAACAATAACtcataaattgttttattttctaatgGTCCTGGCTTGTATGGAAAATGAAAGGTTAACTGTTATTGATAAGAAAATATCTTATGTGTGGGATATGTGTTCCTTAATAATGTGTAGGTTCCACGTGACTATAAAGTCTATGTTAAAGATGgaatttaatattgtttttttttttggtaaaaggaattaaatttcaaattattattaatatatatatatatatattttttactcacTTTAATTGAATTTGTCAAAAGTAAGACATTATTTTCACACACGTGATATTGCTatagttaattattattaactatttagaaaaacaagctgtaaaaaatggattttttttttttttgtaataaaaaaatggaatctATTATATATGTAGGACTAACAAACTTCATAAATTAATCATATTtcggagagaaaaaaaagaataaaattaattaaaaaagacgGGCTCCTTttgatattaattattttataccAAAAGTCATAACCTACtaacccaataacttgttaaaattaaaacagCAACCAATCCAAATAAACGcaacaagtaaataaatttgGTGAGGACGAATTAGTCAAATATTAAATGTTTGACAAGGCacgtagtaaaaaaaaaaaaatactaatactgacatttttggttttgtatttggAATATGCAGGTAACCGAGCTCAAGTGTGGTGGGTTGGTTGTGGCGTGCACGTTTGACCATAGAATTGCAGACGCCTACTCGGCCAACCTATTTCTTGTGTCATGGGCTGAGATGGCTCAGTCTAAACCCATCTCTACGGTGCCATGTTTTCGTCGTTCTTTGCTCAATCCTAGACGCCCTGGTTCAATTCATCCATCCTTGAACGACATGTATGTTCCAGTGACCTCATTGCCTCCACCCAAAGACCCACAACCTGGTGATGATTATCTTATTAGCCGCATTAAGGCTGACCAACTCAACCTGCTCCAATCACTAGCTACCACAACCAATGGTTGCAGTAGGACTAAACTAGAGTCCTTTAGTGCCTTCTTGTGGAAGATGGTTGCTAAACATGCTATTCTTAAAATGGGCGTTGTTGTGGATGGTAGGACAAGGTTAAGTGATGGAGATATAGACAAAGCTTCACTCATGGGGTCTTACTTTGGAAATGTGCTATCCATACCTTATGGAGGCAAGGAAGTAAATGAGATTGATGAAAATCCATTGAGTTATGTGGCCAAAGAAGTTCATGATTTCTTGGATGGTGCAGTGACCAAGGAACATTTCTTGGGGCTCATAGATTGGGTGGAGTCTCATCGTCCAGTGCCAGGGTTGGCTAAGATATATTGTAGTGGGAGTGAAGATGGACCAGCTTTTGTGGTATCATCAGGGCAAAGGTTCCCGGAGTCAAAGGTGGATTTTGGATGGGGTAAGCCAATATTTGGGTCATACCATTTTCCATGGGGAGGTGACTTAGGGTATGTGATGCCAATGCCAAGTCCAAGTTGCAACGGTGACTGGGTTGTGTACGTGCACCTCTTGAAAGGTCAAGAAGAAGGTTCATTTGAGATGTATTAGGGGTTGGAGAAAGATTGACGTTATAACGTGATAGGGACGTTTTATACGCTAAGATAATTTTCGCTCTAGCAGGAGCCAAAAATATTACCGCTATGTGCGTGTGCGTGTGGGGTGTACGTGAATACATTGGGAATAAGAAACACGTGACGAACCTGGACAGCGAGCACACCATGCTTCTTCTTGGGCACAAGTTTGCCTTCAATGGTGTCATCAGGGTTATATAAGTCGAGGTCTTTAAGCTCTGCCTCAGCAAAAGCTTCGACAAAGTCCACACCACGGTTATTGCAAAGAATCTCAGGTTCACCAACAGGGTTTGACACCTCCTCACCAGCAAAAGCATAGTATGTCACGAGAGCTTGGGCCAAGGCCTTCTTAAGAACCCCAACCATGGAGCCAAAATTATTAGAGAGGTCCTTTCCCAATAAGCTGGTGTTCTTCTTGTAACAGAAAAACACACCCACATCAACTGGGGTAGAAGCAAGTCTAGGTTGGATAGTGGTAGCCAATGCTCTTGCAGTGGCAGCACTGCTGCCACAACCTCCCTCTTGCTCACTTTCACATTCaactctcctcctcctccttctgaACCCATGTttacagagagaaagagagacagcAGTAAGAGACTATAGTCTATAAGAGAATAGTTTTGAAATATGGTTGATGGGGTTTGATAGGGGAGTGGATATATAGAGGCCCCTGTGTGGGACTGTGTGTGagatttttcttaattaatcaTTTAGTCAAGGTAGGCTTTTGTAGAATAGAAATGTATTACACCGAGAAAAGAGCTATGAAATATCGTCCACTTAAGGTTTTCTTTACATATCAGTAGAGCAATGTTTTGTCGTGTCCACAAATATTGTTTTGGTGGTCCTCCTCTTGGCGTGGAGATGGAGGAAAGGGATATACTTCTATCTTGTATTATCTTGTAGTCGGCCATTGTGAATTAAGAGTAAAGGGTCTAAGTGCAACATCAAAGACTACCCCTCACCATATTTCACGTTTAAATAGAGATAACAACCCTGTCTAGATAATTGAAAGTACAATAATTGAATCAGCAGTCTCCCAAACGTGGAACGAAAACCTATACATTAGTAAAAACAAGGTGAACAAGTATATTTCATCCAAAATACTACACCGTTCAAACATATTTAGTTTTACTAACCTCTAAATAAAAATAGCTTTCTACTTGTAACCTTACATCACTTGATAATTTACAAAGCTTTTAAATATAGGCAAAATAcaatagaaaagtaaaaaaaaacccccaaagCTCAGATAATGATGATCTATGCAACCTCTGCAAAAACAACTCGTCTCATCCATGTTgtcgaaaaaaaaaacattattagagaaacaaaaaaattgagctttctgttttgccatttaatttctctACTCTTACAACATAATGAacaaatatttgtttggaattcataaaaaaaaaaagataaatcaacCCAGTTAATTAAGGAACCCACTCACAAATTTTTACAGTATAAAAGCTCAAAATCAAGAcccaatttcaattaaaaatgaaataaacccAATTACAGGAAACAAATCTGTGTGTGTCTCAACTTTTTGCAAGCAACAAATCCCAACAaagaaaaacccattaaaatcaatacatctcacttttaatttattatttctttcgcttttcatttaaatattatttctttattaattttttattatttcttacaCAACTCACTTTACctatctctccctctctcatatgaagtttttgaagaacaactagcaaacccacaacccacagcCACCTCCACTGCCCACTGGCCCCCATTACCACAACCCAAATCCACCAAATTTGCAACAAAATCATCTCAATAaccaaccaaaatcacacataaaacaaccaaaatttaacaaacccaaaaatagaTTTGGGAAAGAAAGATTGGTTACTTCGAGGGTAACCACCTTCTTAGCAAAGGAAAGacttaaagaaaggaaaagagagactTAGAGAGAAATAGGAAGAGCAAGTGGTTAATTTTCTGGATAATCCCCATTCAACATCTAAAATCTCCTTTTATACAATTCAATCCCATTTTCTAGCCTAAACTACCCAACCAATGCAACTAACTAACTGAGCACAGCAACTACTAACTGACTAACAGAATTCAACTAACTAACTGAATACAACTCAGCACAACCACTACTCAATTAACAATGCTAATCATACAATCCTTATCAAATGGCTATTAGCAATGCTTATCAAATG encodes:
- the LOC115991434 gene encoding shikimate O-hydroxycinnamoyltransferase-like, translating into MSVWVSNDDDGDEDGGFGVWVDLDYEGFGFGKGGGGELNVKVSKREVVAAVLPLQEHWLPPSNLDLLLPPVDVGVFFCYKKNTSLLGKDLSNNFGSMVGVLKKALAQALVTYYAFAGEVVSNPVGEPEILCNNRGVDFVEAFAEAELKDLDLYNPDDTIEGKLVPKKKHGVLAVQVTELKCGGLVVACTFDHRIADAYSANLFLVSWAEMAQSKPISTVPCFRRSLLNPRRPGSIHPSLNDMYVPVTSLPPPKDPQPGDDYLISRIKADQLNLLQSLATTTNGCSRTKLESFSAFLWKMVAKHAILKMGVVVDGRTRLSDGDIDKASLMGSYFGNVLSIPYGGKEVNEIDENPLSYVAKEVHDFLDGAVTKEHFLGLIDWVESHRPVPGLAKIYCSGSEDGPAFVVSSGQRFPESKVDFGWGKPIFGSYHFPWGGDLGYVMPMPSPSCNGDWVVYVHLLKGQEEGSFEMY